The following coding sequences lie in one Arthrobacter sp. PGP41 genomic window:
- a CDS encoding ParA family protein gives MTSSEASTQRIPPFVSLGSARSVAGPIVVPARGGIHPERVVAGANAMAVSRETTTAGRSNIIDGIDDSSPIARELAHETKRRERLVGRQLPRPEKTRVFTVSNQKGGVGKTTTTVNIAAALAAAGLNVLVIDIDPQGNASTALGIEHHADVDSIYDVLINDVPLADVVAPCPDINNLICAPATIHLAGAEIELVSLVAREQRLRRAIDVYAKVREKNGEQRLDYIFIDCPPSLGLLTVNAFCAANEVLIPIQCEYYALEGLSQLLKNIEMIQKHLNADLVVSTILLTMYDGRTNLAAQVAAEVRQHFPDQVLSAVVPRSVRISEAPSYQQTVMTYDPSSSGALSYLEAAAEIAER, from the coding sequence GTGACCAGTAGCGAAGCCTCCACGCAACGGATACCGCCGTTCGTGTCCTTGGGGTCAGCACGTTCCGTCGCTGGTCCCATCGTGGTCCCGGCCAGGGGTGGAATTCACCCGGAAAGGGTTGTTGCAGGCGCTAACGCCATGGCCGTTTCACGTGAAACAACCACCGCCGGTAGATCTAACATCATTGATGGAATTGATGATTCCAGCCCGATCGCCCGCGAACTGGCGCACGAAACCAAGCGCCGTGAACGGTTGGTGGGCCGGCAGCTTCCCCGCCCTGAGAAGACGCGCGTCTTTACTGTCTCAAACCAGAAGGGTGGAGTGGGAAAGACCACCACCACCGTCAACATTGCTGCCGCGCTGGCCGCGGCCGGGTTGAATGTCCTGGTCATCGATATCGACCCCCAGGGCAACGCGTCCACCGCCCTCGGAATCGAGCACCATGCCGATGTGGACAGCATCTACGATGTCCTGATAAACGATGTCCCGCTCGCCGACGTAGTGGCGCCCTGCCCCGACATCAACAATCTGATCTGTGCACCCGCCACCATCCACCTTGCCGGGGCGGAAATTGAACTGGTCTCGCTGGTGGCCCGTGAGCAGCGACTCCGCCGCGCAATTGACGTCTATGCGAAGGTGCGCGAGAAGAACGGCGAACAGCGGCTCGACTACATCTTTATCGATTGCCCGCCAAGCCTTGGACTCCTGACGGTCAATGCCTTCTGTGCTGCCAATGAGGTGCTGATTCCCATACAGTGCGAGTACTACGCCCTTGAAGGATTGAGCCAACTCCTCAAGAACATTGAGATGATCCAGAAGCACCTCAACGCGGATCTTGTCGTTTCCACCATTCTTTTGACGATGTATGACGGACGGACAAATCTTGCCGCCCAGGTTGCGGCCGAGGTTCGCCAGCACTTCCCGGACCAGGTGCTGTCTGCAGTTGTTCCGCGTTCCGTGCGGATATCGGAGGCACCGAGCTACCAGCAAACTGTCATGACGTACGACCCTTCCTCCAGTGGAGCCCTGTCTTATCTGGAAGCCGCCGCTGAAATAGCAGAACGCTGA
- the trxB gene encoding thioredoxin-disulfide reductase — MTIAENTASEVRDVIIVGSGPAGYTAAVYTARANLKPLLLAGSVTAGGELMNTTDVENYPGFPEGIMGPDLMENFEKQAARFGTEIQFEDVTSLHLEGSVKTVTIATGESFRAKAIILSTGSAYRELGLPNEKRLSGHGVSWCATCDGFFFKDQDIAVIGGGDSAMEEALFLTKFAKTVTVVHRRDTLKASKIMADRALAHEKINFIWNSTVDDVVGEDKVSGLKLRNLVDGTVSDLSVTGVFVAIGNDPRTELVKDVLDLTPEGTIAVEGRSSKTSIPGVFAAGDVVDPTYRQAITASGSGCVAAIDVEHYLADLPA, encoded by the coding sequence GTGACCATCGCAGAAAACACCGCGTCCGAAGTACGTGATGTCATCATTGTGGGCTCTGGCCCGGCTGGTTACACGGCAGCTGTCTACACCGCCCGTGCCAACCTCAAACCGCTTTTGCTTGCTGGCTCCGTCACCGCCGGCGGTGAGCTGATGAACACCACCGACGTCGAGAATTATCCCGGCTTCCCGGAAGGGATCATGGGCCCGGACCTGATGGAGAACTTCGAGAAGCAGGCCGCACGCTTTGGCACGGAGATCCAGTTTGAGGACGTGACTTCGCTTCACCTCGAAGGTTCCGTAAAAACGGTGACCATCGCCACGGGTGAGAGCTTCCGTGCGAAGGCAATCATCCTCTCTACGGGGTCCGCTTACCGGGAACTCGGGCTGCCGAACGAAAAGCGCCTGTCTGGCCACGGCGTTAGCTGGTGTGCAACCTGTGACGGTTTCTTCTTCAAAGACCAAGACATTGCTGTGATCGGCGGGGGAGACTCCGCGATGGAGGAAGCACTGTTCCTCACCAAGTTCGCGAAAACGGTGACGGTTGTCCACCGGCGCGACACCCTGAAGGCATCCAAGATCATGGCCGACCGCGCTTTGGCCCACGAAAAGATCAACTTCATCTGGAATAGCACCGTGGATGACGTCGTGGGCGAGGATAAAGTCAGCGGCCTGAAGCTGAGGAACCTCGTTGACGGGACAGTTTCCGATCTTTCGGTGACCGGCGTATTCGTGGCCATCGGCAACGACCCCAGGACGGAGCTTGTCAAGGATGTCCTTGACCTGACACCCGAGGGAACCATTGCTGTCGAAGGCCGGAGTTCGAAGACAAGCATCCCCGGGGTTTTCGCCGCCGGCGACGTTGTTGACCCCACTTATCGCCAAGCTATTACGGCATCCGGCTCCGGTTGTGTAGCTGCAATTGATGTTGAGCACTACCTGGCAGATTTGCCCGCATAA
- the trxA gene encoding thioredoxin, whose amino-acid sequence MSNAKDVTDASFSTDVLSSDKPVIVDFWAEWCGPCRKLGPILDEISVEYSEKVDVVKVNVDDNPSIAAEYGITSIPAVYLFQGGEVKNTVIGAKPKQFFEKEFADVLS is encoded by the coding sequence ATGAGTAACGCCAAAGACGTAACAGACGCTAGCTTCAGCACGGACGTTCTTTCCTCCGACAAGCCGGTTATTGTTGATTTCTGGGCCGAATGGTGCGGCCCGTGCCGCAAGCTCGGCCCTATCCTGGACGAAATTTCGGTGGAATATAGCGAGAAGGTTGATGTCGTCAAGGTGAACGTGGACGACAATCCATCCATCGCCGCCGAATACGGCATCACCTCCATCCCTGCTGTGTACCTGTTCCAGGGTGGTGAAGTGAAGAACACCGTTATTGGAGCTAAGCCGAAACAGTTCTTCGAAAAGGAATTCGCTGACGTCCTGTCCTAG
- a CDS encoding ParB/RepB/Spo0J family partition protein — protein MSEKRRGLGRGLGALIPSSAAANGSGNGTAVSRPVDLFFPEGRKKTEPAEDATNSQSSDEAASGRTVGPSAKQLSSASPAGKSPAGRSAAGKSSSSGSVSAETEKVSESPDKVEAAPDQQEQTGMTATAPASGDGGERNDEPTWTDSGVELVEVPGVRFAEIPVSDIHPNRKQPRSVFDEDEMAELVHSVREIGVLQPIVVRKSTEPGGEPFELVMGERRWRAVQAAGLDTIPAIVRDTTDDDLLRDALLENLHRSQLNPLEEAAAYQQLLEDFGTTHEQLADRIGRSRPQVSNTLRLLKLPPLVQRRVAAGVLSAGHARALLALPDAAAMERLAQKIVAEGMSVRATEEAVTMYQDPAKPAKNNIPRPGARHERLDYLASSLSDRLDTNVKISLGVRKGKVSIEFASVEDLNRIMDVLAPGSNN, from the coding sequence ATGAGCGAGAAGCGACGTGGCCTGGGCCGCGGTCTTGGCGCGCTGATTCCAAGTTCCGCCGCCGCCAACGGTTCGGGTAATGGTACAGCTGTTTCCCGACCGGTAGACCTCTTCTTCCCTGAGGGACGCAAGAAGACGGAACCAGCCGAAGACGCCACGAACAGCCAGTCCTCTGATGAGGCAGCAAGTGGACGGACCGTTGGTCCGTCCGCTAAGCAGTTGTCATCGGCATCTCCTGCGGGCAAGAGCCCGGCTGGACGAAGCGCGGCGGGCAAGTCCAGTTCCTCAGGCAGTGTTTCCGCTGAAACTGAAAAGGTCAGTGAATCCCCTGACAAGGTTGAGGCCGCTCCTGACCAGCAGGAGCAGACAGGTATGACTGCGACCGCGCCGGCATCTGGTGATGGCGGTGAACGGAACGACGAACCCACCTGGACTGACTCGGGCGTGGAACTGGTAGAGGTTCCCGGTGTTCGTTTCGCTGAAATTCCGGTCTCGGATATCCACCCCAACCGCAAACAGCCACGATCGGTCTTTGACGAAGACGAGATGGCTGAGCTCGTTCACTCCGTCCGCGAAATAGGCGTCCTCCAGCCAATTGTTGTCCGGAAATCAACCGAACCCGGTGGTGAACCCTTTGAGCTCGTCATGGGTGAGCGCCGCTGGAGGGCGGTACAGGCTGCAGGCCTTGATACCATCCCTGCAATTGTCAGGGATACCACGGACGACGACCTTCTGCGGGACGCCCTGCTGGAGAACCTTCACCGGAGCCAGCTGAACCCTCTCGAAGAAGCGGCGGCCTACCAGCAACTCCTGGAAGACTTCGGAACAACCCATGAGCAGTTGGCCGATCGTATTGGCCGTTCCCGTCCCCAGGTGTCGAACACGCTGCGGTTGCTCAAGCTACCCCCATTAGTGCAGCGCAGGGTTGCGGCAGGTGTATTGTCCGCAGGCCACGCCCGGGCGCTCTTGGCCCTGCCAGACGCAGCAGCAATGGAGCGACTGGCCCAAAAGATCGTGGCCGAAGGTATGTCTGTGCGAGCCACCGAAGAAGCCGTGACGATGTACCAGGATCCCGCCAAGCCTGCGAAGAACAACATTCCCCGCCCTGGGGCACGCCACGAGCGGCTCGACTACTTGGCGTCCTCGCTTTCTGACCGTCTTGATACCAACGTGAAAATTTCCCTTGGTGTCCGCAAAGGCAAGGTCAGTATCGAATTTGCAAGTGTAGAGGATCTAAACCGGATTATGGATGTCCTTGCACCTGGTTCGAACAACTAA
- the rsmG gene encoding 16S rRNA (guanine(527)-N(7))-methyltransferase RsmG, with amino-acid sequence MVDITAAELVAAEKIFGDRLDLAKRYVEHLATSGTERGLIGPREIPRLWSRHVLNCAVIESEIPEGSHVADVGSGAGLPGLCLAIARPDLELTLIEPLERRVIWLQEVVDDLGLDNVTVMRTRAELAVGHVEADVVTARAVSALSNLAGLTIPLLGGKGEVVAIKGRSAAEEIEKAAKTIRKLGGIETSVRTVGESLLEEPTTVVRIVVNKSQKKA; translated from the coding sequence ATGGTTGACATCACGGCAGCTGAACTCGTGGCCGCTGAGAAAATATTCGGTGACCGGTTGGACCTGGCTAAGCGCTATGTGGAACACCTGGCCACGTCCGGAACGGAGCGCGGCCTCATTGGACCGCGTGAGATTCCCCGGCTCTGGAGCCGGCATGTCCTCAATTGCGCTGTCATTGAAAGCGAGATTCCCGAGGGCAGCCATGTGGCCGACGTCGGTAGTGGCGCAGGCCTGCCGGGCCTCTGCCTCGCCATTGCCCGTCCGGACCTTGAACTGACCTTGATTGAGCCGTTGGAGCGCAGGGTCATTTGGCTGCAGGAAGTTGTTGACGATCTTGGCCTGGACAACGTCACCGTGATGCGGACCCGGGCCGAGTTGGCAGTGGGACACGTGGAGGCTGATGTGGTGACAGCCCGCGCGGTATCTGCACTCAGCAACCTCGCCGGCCTCACGATTCCGCTCCTCGGCGGCAAGGGCGAAGTTGTGGCCATCAAGGGTCGCAGTGCGGCTGAGGAAATCGAAAAGGCCGCCAAGACCATCCGCAAACTGGGCGGCATTGAAACGTCTGTTCGGACTGTGGGCGAGAGCCTGCTCGAGGAACCTACTACTGTGGTGCGCATCGTTGTAAACAAGTCCCAAAAGAAAGCCTAG